The following are encoded together in the Robertmurraya sp. FSL R5-0851 genome:
- a CDS encoding tyrosine-type recombinase/integrase — MQETNVLDQFTEWLKQVGKSPSTVSTYQREIQKYQDWLQQYSIYLEDISQKDVQSYVSFLEQQGKSPVTIDKILGAIRTFAKFLKKPDIIIDIAVVPVEKKEEIEVLTPLECEQLFREVKKDGHNRNIAIVYLLLHTGIRVSELCSLNKSDIDFERNLVLVKHNSTGEERAIPLSDDSRTYLQRHIELNRIEDALFVSKSNERLSERSVQYMLKKYQVNPHKLRHTFCQLLVDKGVALEIVSELAGHKDINVTKRYAKSRMKQLELEKAIQNTFSNDTLG; from the coding sequence TTGCAAGAAACTAATGTTCTAGATCAGTTTACAGAATGGCTTAAACAAGTAGGGAAATCTCCTAGCACGGTCTCAACATATCAACGTGAAATTCAAAAATATCAAGACTGGCTTCAGCAATATTCGATTTATTTAGAGGACATATCACAAAAGGATGTACAATCATATGTTTCCTTTTTAGAGCAGCAGGGGAAAAGTCCAGTAACTATTGATAAAATACTTGGAGCGATTCGTACCTTTGCAAAATTCTTAAAGAAACCTGATATCATTATTGATATAGCTGTGGTTCCCGTAGAGAAAAAAGAAGAAATTGAAGTGCTTACTCCCTTAGAATGTGAGCAACTTTTTCGTGAAGTGAAAAAAGATGGTCATAATAGGAATATTGCAATTGTCTATCTACTACTTCATACGGGTATTAGAGTGTCAGAACTATGTTCTCTAAATAAGTCTGATATTGACTTCGAAAGAAATCTAGTGTTAGTAAAGCATAACTCTACTGGTGAAGAAAGAGCGATACCTTTATCTGATGATTCTAGGACTTACTTGCAAAGGCATATTGAATTAAATCGTATCGAAGATGCTTTGTTTGTTTCTAAATCCAACGAACGACTTTCTGAGAGATCGGTTCAATATATGCTTAAAAAATATCAAGTGAATCCGCATAAATTAAGGCATACTTTTTGTCAGTTACTTGTTGATAAAGGAGTAGCGTTAGAAATAGTATCTGAACTAGCAGGTCATAAAGATATTAATGTTACAAAAAGATACGCAAAGTCTAGAATGAAGCAACTAGAGTTAGAAAAGGCCATTCAGAATACTTTTTCTAATGACACACTAGGTTAG